CGTGGGAACGCGGGTACCCGATCCAGCCGGTCAACCCGGACGCACGTTTCGACGACTCACCCACCATGACCATTCCGGTGATCCGCGACTACCCGCGGTACCGGGAAGCGGAAATGGAGTTGGCCGGTCGGCCCGTCTCGGAGCCCGGCGAGATTGATCCCGACTCACACGTCGAAGCCGGCGACCGCAAGGAAACCAACTCCCGACTCCTCGCGGCTACCGGTTCCATCGCCATCGCGACGCTCACGAGCCGCATCACGGGATTCGCCAAGCAGTTGATGATCCTGATGGTCCTCGGGCCGGCCATCGCAAGTTCGTTCACCGTCGCCAGCCAGATCCCGAACATGATCGCCGAACTGGTCCTCGGCGCAGTTCTGACCGCAATCGTCGTCCCCGTCCTGGTTCGCGCCGAACGCGAGGACAAGGACAAGGGCGAAGCCTTCATCCGACGCCTCTTCACGGCGGCCCTTGTCCTGCTCGGCATGGCTGCGCTACTCGCGACCGTTGCCGCACCCTTACTCACCAAATACGTCTTCCTGTCCGAAGACGGCAAGGTCAGCACCGACCTGACGACCGCGCTCTCCTATCTGCTGCTGCCGGCAATTCTGTTCTACGGACTGTCTGCGCTGTTCACGGCGTTCCTCAATACCCGTCAAGTCTTCAAACCCGGAGCCTGGGCGCCGGTGCTCAACAACATGGTCGTCCTCGTGGTGCTCGTGATCTACCGCTTGACTCCAGGTGAGATCTCGCTGGATCCGGTCTCGATGGGCGACGCAAAACTGCTCACTCTCGGCATCGGCATCACCGTCGGCGTCATCGTGCAGGCCGCAAGCCTCATTCCCGCGCTACGACGCGAGAACATCTCGCTCAAGCCGCTGTGGGGTCTCGACGACCGTCTGCGTCAGTTCGGCGGTATGGCCGTCGCAATCGTGTTGTACGTCCTGATCAGTCAGATCGGCATGATCTTCGCGACGCGCATTTCCTCGCACGCCGACGAAGCCGGCCCCGCGATCTACAGCCAGGCCTGGCTGCTGCTGCAGTTGCCGTACGGCGTCCTCGGCGTGACGGTTCTGACCGCGATCATGCCGCGTCTGAGCCGCAACGCCGCAGCCGAAGACACTCCGGCCGTCGTCGACGATCTGTCCGTCGCGACGCGCCTGACCATGATCACGCTTGTCCCGATCATCATGTTCCTGACCTTCATGGGACCCCAGGTCGGTGAAGCGCTCTACGGTTACGGCCGCTTCGGCACCGAGCAGGCCGAGCGACTCGGTACCGCTGTCAGCTGGTCCGCGTTCACTCTGATCCCGTACGCCCTGGTGCTGATCCAACTCCGCGTCTTCTACGCCCGCGAACAAGCGTGGACACCGACATGGATCGTCCTCGGTATCACCGCTGTGAAGATCGCCTTCTCCGCTCTGGTTCCCCTGGTTGCATCCGATACCGATCAGGTCGTGATCCTGCTCGGTGCAGCCAACGGGCTCGGCTACATCACCGGCGCAGTCATCGGCGGGTACCTCCTGCACCGCAGCCTCGGAAACCTCCAGATGGCCAACGTCGGCAAGACCGTGTGGTCCGTCGTACTCGCCTCTCTGGCCGGTTCACTGACAATGCTTGCCGTGGACCGGGTACTCGGATTCCACAAACTCACCGAGAACCTGGGCGGTCCCGGATCCTTCATTCGCGTAGCCGTCGGCGGCATTCTCATGCTCGCCATCACCTTCACGATCCTGTACTTCAAGAAGATCCCCGAAGTGCGCTCGGTAACGGTTGCGGTCTCGCGCAAGATTCGTTCTGTGTTGGGTCGCCCCGAACCGGCATCGAAGTCGGCCACCGGTAATGCGGCTGCGCGTGACGACGATGCTGTAACCGAGCTGATCCCGGCCGTGCGAACGGAATCGAACCAGCACGAACGACCAGGTGCGCTGCCGTACCCTGGTCCTGGAACCACAAGGTCGCAACCCGCACAGAATCGGGGATGGGCAACCGAAAGTGAAGGAGCGAGGGTGAGCGACGACAAGGTCTCTGACGACAAGAATGCCGGAACTTCTGCCGTGAAAGAGTCCACGTCGGCCGGGGCGACGCCTACGGCTGCGCCGCGAGCAGAGGCTCCCCGGAAGCAGTCACCACAGCAGCAGGCGCCGCAGACACGTGCACTCAAGCCTGAGCCCCCCAAGGCCGTGCCGAACAAAGCAGTGCCGCCCGCCGGATCTGCCAAGACGCCTCCGGCTGCACCCGCACCCGCACCCGCATCTCGGCCCGCTCCCCGCGGACCGAAGCTCATTCCGGGCGCCTCGGTCGCCGGTGGTCGCTACCGTCTGCTCGCGCCGCACGGTGGAACTCGCGGACTGCAGTTCTGGGAAGCACTCGACGTCAAACTCGATCGCGAAGTAGCCCTGACGTTTGTCGACGCGGAACAGCGCGGCGACGACAACGCCCAGTCCGGTCCGCAGGCTGTGCTCTCCCGTACCTTGCGCCTGGGACGAATCAACTCGCCGGGCCTCGCCCGTGTCCTCGACGTCGTCCGCGGCAGCTCGGGCGGCATCGTCGTCGCAGAGTGGACGCCTGGCCGATCACTGCGTGAAATGGCCGAGACGACGCCGTCGCCCATCGGTGCGGCGCGCGCGATCCGCAGCCTCGCA
The nucleotide sequence above comes from Rhodococcus sp. KBS0724. Encoded proteins:
- a CDS encoding murein biosynthesis integral membrane protein MurJ, with the protein product MTGNPPEGKRSAITRRNTATASHPRMPPWERGYPIQPVNPDARFDDSPTMTIPVIRDYPRYREAEMELAGRPVSEPGEIDPDSHVEAGDRKETNSRLLAATGSIAIATLTSRITGFAKQLMILMVLGPAIASSFTVASQIPNMIAELVLGAVLTAIVVPVLVRAEREDKDKGEAFIRRLFTAALVLLGMAALLATVAAPLLTKYVFLSEDGKVSTDLTTALSYLLLPAILFYGLSALFTAFLNTRQVFKPGAWAPVLNNMVVLVVLVIYRLTPGEISLDPVSMGDAKLLTLGIGITVGVIVQAASLIPALRRENISLKPLWGLDDRLRQFGGMAVAIVLYVLISQIGMIFATRISSHADEAGPAIYSQAWLLLQLPYGVLGVTVLTAIMPRLSRNAAAEDTPAVVDDLSVATRLTMITLVPIIMFLTFMGPQVGEALYGYGRFGTEQAERLGTAVSWSAFTLIPYALVLIQLRVFYAREQAWTPTWIVLGITAVKIAFSALVPLVASDTDQVVILLGAANGLGYITGAVIGGYLLHRSLGNLQMANVGKTVWSVVLASLAGSLTMLAVDRVLGFHKLTENLGGPGSFIRVAVGGILMLAITFTILYFKKIPEVRSVTVAVSRKIRSVLGRPEPASKSATGNAAARDDDAVTELIPAVRTESNQHERPGALPYPGPGTTRSQPAQNRGWATESEGARVSDDKVSDDKNAGTSAVKESTSAGATPTAAPRAEAPRKQSPQQQAPQTRALKPEPPKAVPNKAVPPAGSAKTPPAAPAPAPASRPAPRGPKLIPGASVAGGRYRLLAPHGGTRGLQFWEALDVKLDREVALTFVDAEQRGDDNAQSGPQAVLSRTLRLGRINSPGLARVLDVVRGSSGGIVVAEWTPGRSLREMAETTPSPIGAARAIRSLAAAAEAAHRSGGALSIDHPDRVRISINGDAVLAFPATLADADSTSDVRGLGAMLYALITARWPLAQPSAGPVGGLLPAGRDASGNPIEVRGIRPEVPFDISAVATRALQAESGIRTAATVQHILDQASVVNDKTELIPALRLGHRDPGNSGHALTDPEAIEAEKKKSTRMLAALTALGVFTVIVLILLGVWVASFLSGSSSNTPLSEQSFGLTTEASAPEETSAPAPLVATAPVGASAVAVFSPQGTPDQPATAKNAIDGNPATEWSTDAYFQPFPSLKNGVGLMVTLDDAATLKNVAITSDSPGSVVEIRSAPSAGTTLDQTKQIGTGTLKNGVTEIPVTTDSPSQYVLIWITELSTQSGQNQTAISDITFNAAR